The following proteins are co-located in the Abditibacteriaceae bacterium genome:
- a CDS encoding aldo/keto reductase, whose translation MEYTNLGRTGLKVSRLCLGTMNFGPQTSEADSFAVMDRALEHGINFWDTANVYGSKKGEGVTEQIIGRYFAQGGGRREKVVLATKVYGDMGDWPNTSRLSALHIRRACEDSLRRLQTDYLDLYQMHHIWREAPWAEVWQAMELLVQQGKVIYVGSSNFAGWHIAQANEIAKRRNFLGLVSEQSLYNLNARTVERDLIPACEAYGLGLIPWSPLGGGLLGGVLDKPSEGRRGSMDDQHIENNRAKLEPWEALCRELGEKPADVALAWLLHNPIVTAPIIGPRTLEQLDGSLRATEIKLEDATLKKLDEIFPGHKPSPEGYAW comes from the coding sequence ATGGAATACACCAATTTGGGTCGCACCGGCCTCAAAGTCAGTCGCTTGTGTCTTGGCACGATGAACTTCGGGCCGCAAACATCGGAAGCCGATTCGTTTGCTGTTATGGACCGCGCTCTCGAACACGGCATCAACTTCTGGGATACAGCCAACGTTTACGGCAGCAAAAAAGGCGAAGGCGTTACCGAGCAAATCATCGGGCGCTACTTTGCGCAGGGTGGCGGGCGGCGCGAGAAAGTTGTTCTCGCCACCAAGGTTTATGGCGACATGGGCGATTGGCCGAACACTTCGCGGCTTTCGGCGCTTCACATTCGGCGCGCGTGCGAAGATTCTTTGCGCCGTTTGCAAACCGATTATCTCGATTTGTATCAGATGCACCATATCTGGCGCGAAGCGCCGTGGGCCGAAGTCTGGCAGGCGATGGAACTCTTGGTACAGCAGGGCAAAGTCATTTATGTTGGTTCGTCAAATTTCGCTGGTTGGCACATCGCTCAGGCGAACGAAATAGCAAAACGGCGTAACTTCCTCGGTTTGGTTTCAGAACAAAGCCTGTATAACCTGAACGCGCGCACCGTCGAACGCGATTTGATTCCGGCGTGCGAAGCTTATGGTTTGGGCCTGATCCCGTGGAGTCCGCTTGGCGGCGGCTTGCTAGGAGGCGTGCTCGATAAACCAAGCGAAGGCCGTCGTGGCAGCATGGATGACCAGCACATTGAAAACAATCGTGCCAAGCTCGAACCGTGGGAAGCCTTGTGCAGAGAACTAGGCGAGAAGCCCGCGGATGTCGCGCTTGCGTGGCTGTTGCACAATCCGATTGTGACTGCGCCAATCATCGGCCCGCGCACTCTGGAACAGCTCGATGGTTCGCTGCGCGCAACCGAAATCAAGTTGGAAGATGCGACCCTGAAGAAGCTGGATGAAATCTTCCCTGGCCATAAGCCTTCGCCCGAAGGTTACGCCTGGTAG
- a CDS encoding FAD-dependent oxidoreductase, translating to MPKPIILAVDDEPQVLSAISSDLRRKYGEKYRIVRAESGEHAMEALEEIQRRGEVVSLILSDQRMPGMGGVELLEKSKALFPKARRALLTAYADTEAAIRAINLARLDYYLLKPWDPPEVKLYAVLDDLLEEWTSGYRPPFEGVRVVGHRWSPDSHAIKDFLGRNQVPFQWLDLSADPEASQLATSNPNARLPIIFLPDGTTLENPTSIELAERVGFNVRAESPFYDLIIIGGGPAGLAAAVYGSSEGLKTVMIERQAPGGQAGSSSLIENYLGFPGGVSGEELSRRAVTQARKFGVEILAPQEVCGVIANGPFRNVQLADGTEISGHSVLIATGVRWRTLDAPGLKPLQGRGVYYGATMQEASLFKDETVYIVGGANSAGQAAMHFASFASKVVMVIRAAELGAGMSDYLMERIQTAPNIEVLPFTRIAEAHGEDNLKQLTLENVRTGEKTVVDAAGLFIFIGAEPFTDFVENTVRRDAKGFLLTGVDLMESGKPPIDWPLERDPMALETNVPGIFVAGDVRHGSMKRVASGVGEGSTAISLVHQYLRNVR from the coding sequence ATGCCTAAACCGATTATTCTTGCTGTAGACGACGAGCCACAGGTTTTAAGCGCTATTAGTTCCGATTTACGCCGCAAATACGGTGAAAAATACCGCATCGTACGCGCAGAGAGCGGCGAACACGCCATGGAAGCGCTGGAAGAAATTCAGCGCCGGGGTGAAGTCGTCTCGCTGATTTTGAGCGACCAGCGAATGCCCGGAATGGGCGGCGTCGAGTTGCTGGAAAAATCGAAGGCGCTGTTCCCCAAGGCGCGCCGCGCCCTTCTGACAGCCTATGCCGACACTGAAGCGGCGATTCGCGCGATTAATCTGGCTCGACTCGATTACTATTTGCTCAAGCCGTGGGATCCACCAGAAGTAAAGCTGTACGCGGTTCTCGACGACTTGCTCGAAGAGTGGACGAGCGGCTATCGCCCGCCGTTTGAAGGTGTGCGCGTGGTCGGGCATCGCTGGTCGCCCGATTCGCACGCCATCAAAGATTTTCTGGGACGCAATCAGGTGCCCTTTCAATGGCTCGACCTCAGCGCCGACCCCGAAGCCTCGCAACTGGCGACATCCAACCCCAATGCACGCTTGCCGATTATCTTTCTGCCCGACGGCACAACTTTAGAAAACCCGACTTCCATTGAACTCGCCGAACGAGTTGGCTTTAACGTGCGCGCCGAATCACCCTTCTACGACCTGATTATTATTGGCGGTGGACCGGCGGGTTTAGCTGCAGCCGTTTACGGCTCGTCCGAAGGCTTGAAAACTGTGATGATCGAGCGGCAAGCGCCCGGTGGTCAGGCCGGTTCGAGTTCGCTCATCGAGAATTACCTCGGCTTTCCCGGTGGCGTTTCGGGCGAAGAATTGTCGCGCCGCGCCGTGACTCAGGCGCGCAAATTCGGCGTCGAGATTCTCGCGCCCCAGGAAGTATGCGGCGTCATCGCCAACGGGCCTTTTCGCAATGTGCAACTCGCCGATGGAACCGAAATTTCCGGTCACAGCGTCCTCATCGCAACCGGAGTACGCTGGCGCACGCTGGATGCTCCCGGCCTGAAGCCACTGCAAGGGCGCGGCGTGTATTACGGCGCAACCATGCAAGAAGCCAGTCTGTTCAAGGACGAAACGGTTTATATCGTCGGTGGCGCGAATTCGGCGGGGCAAGCCGCGATGCACTTCGCATCGTTTGCCAGTAAGGTCGTAATGGTGATTCGCGCCGCCGAACTCGGCGCGGGCATGAGCGATTATCTCATGGAGCGCATCCAAACCGCGCCCAATATCGAAGTGCTGCCCTTCACCCGCATTGCCGAGGCGCATGGCGAAGACAACCTCAAACAGCTAACGCTCGAAAACGTGCGAACCGGCGAAAAAACGGTCGTCGATGCAGCCGGTTTATTCATTTTCATCGGCGCCGAACCGTTCACCGATTTCGTCGAGAACACAGTCCGGCGCGATGCCAAAGGTTTCTTGCTTACTGGCGTCGATTTGATGGAAAGCGGCAAGCCACCGATAGACTGGCCGCTCGAACGCGACCCGATGGCATTAGAAACCAATGTGCCCGGAATTTTCGTAGCGGGCGATGTGCGCCACGGCTCGATGAAGCGCGTGGCCAGCGGCGTCGGCGAAGGCTCAACGGCCATTTCACTCGTGCATCAATATCTGCGCAACGTGCGTTAA
- a CDS encoding ATP-binding protein: MTTLSVSPSMLDVLRTVSPFDSWVEAATDECLTYLASGEEIHLQSGEWACHGGDEAAFILLLSGELRVLKVVGDSEMLVATHKPGAFFGETPLILGTQFFAGGQAVAEAHVYKLSEEAFWRLFASCPHIARDISKTMALRLQNMESMSQTREKLVSLGTLAAGLAHELNNPAAATKRAASQLRETLREVENRAIEMHALGFAPQQCLLLKGLREVAYEHAKLGSSNRLSAMQRADKEDEIADWLDAHRIDKSFLLAPTFVSADLQIEALEQLSQQIDSAALTSVVTWLEASLRADGLTAMIERSSDSISALVGSVKSYSHLDQAPQQKVDLHEALESTLLMLKYKLRGIEITRDFDCNLPPIWAHGNELNQVWTNLLDNAADVLKKGEDATKGARISLQTSRDGNCAVVKICDNGPGIPAEVQPRIFEPFFTTKAVGSGTGLGLDIAYRIIVGRHGGTISFDTGESGTCFSIRVPFSGETT; this comes from the coding sequence ATGACGACACTTTCGGTTTCTCCTTCAATGCTCGATGTATTACGCACCGTTTCGCCTTTCGATTCGTGGGTCGAAGCGGCGACCGACGAATGTTTGACTTATCTCGCGAGTGGCGAAGAAATTCATTTGCAAAGCGGCGAATGGGCGTGTCATGGCGGCGATGAGGCGGCCTTTATTCTCCTTCTCAGCGGCGAGTTGCGCGTGTTGAAAGTTGTCGGCGACAGCGAAATGCTGGTGGCGACGCACAAGCCCGGCGCCTTTTTCGGCGAAACGCCGCTAATATTAGGCACGCAATTCTTCGCGGGCGGACAGGCGGTTGCCGAAGCGCACGTTTACAAACTGAGTGAAGAAGCCTTCTGGCGACTGTTTGCCTCGTGCCCGCACATCGCGCGTGACATTTCCAAAACGATGGCTTTGCGCCTGCAAAACATGGAGTCGATGTCGCAAACGCGCGAAAAGCTGGTGTCACTGGGTACGCTGGCAGCGGGGCTGGCGCACGAACTCAATAATCCGGCGGCAGCGACCAAGCGCGCCGCCTCTCAGTTGCGCGAAACATTGCGCGAGGTGGAAAACCGCGCCATCGAAATGCACGCTCTTGGTTTCGCGCCACAGCAGTGTCTGCTGCTCAAAGGGCTGCGCGAAGTGGCGTATGAACACGCGAAGCTCGGCAGTTCAAATCGTCTTTCGGCGATGCAGCGTGCCGACAAAGAAGATGAAATCGCCGACTGGCTCGACGCGCACCGCATCGACAAAAGTTTTCTGCTCGCGCCGACATTTGTCAGCGCCGATTTGCAAATCGAAGCGCTGGAACAACTGTCGCAGCAAATCGACAGCGCGGCTCTCACCTCGGTTGTCACCTGGCTCGAAGCCAGCCTGCGCGCCGATGGCCTCACCGCCATGATCGAGCGCTCCAGCGACAGCATTTCGGCTCTTGTCGGTTCGGTGAAATCGTATTCGCATCTCGACCAGGCGCCGCAGCAAAAAGTCGATCTGCACGAAGCGCTCGAATCGACGCTGCTGATGCTGAAATACAAGCTGCGCGGCATCGAAATCACGCGCGATTTCGACTGCAATCTACCGCCGATTTGGGCACACGGCAATGAACTGAATCAGGTGTGGACGAACCTTTTGGATAACGCCGCCGATGTTCTAAAAAAGGGCGAAGACGCAACAAAAGGCGCGCGCATTTCGCTGCAAACAAGCCGCGACGGCAACTGCGCCGTAGTCAAGATTTGCGACAACGGCCCCGGCATTCCCGCTGAAGTTCAGCCGCGTATCTTCGAGCCGTTTTTTACGACCAAAGCCGTTGGCAGTGGAACCGGACTAGGTCTCGACATCGCTTATCGAATCATTGTTGGACGGCATGGCGGAACCATTTCATTCGACACCGGCGAAAGCGGAACCTGCTTTTCGATTCGCGTCCCGTTCAGCGGCGAAACGACGTAA